From the genome of Sphingobacterium kitahiroshimense, one region includes:
- a CDS encoding DUF6932 family protein has translation MNIVFDEDTGLLVVGEHRLALDKFEEIFAHNEHRRYIFERFGKLLEIFKQISCSHIYVDGSFVTKKPRPNDIDVCWHKDEDREKRNIQLETLFKICPELILLNDAGNRKLIQDQFCADVFPANTTEGASGLMFKDFFQRDKNTNQAKGIIIIDLP, from the coding sequence ATGAATATTGTTTTTGATGAAGATACAGGTCTTCTTGTGGTCGGGGAACACAGATTAGCCTTGGATAAATTTGAAGAAATATTTGCACACAATGAACACAGACGTTATATATTTGAAAGATTTGGAAAATTACTGGAAATTTTCAAGCAAATATCATGCAGTCACATTTATGTGGATGGCAGTTTTGTAACGAAAAAGCCACGTCCCAATGATATAGACGTATGCTGGCACAAGGATGAAGATAGAGAGAAAAGAAACATACAACTGGAAACTCTTTTTAAAATATGTCCGGAACTGATTTTATTAAATGATGCTGGAAATAGAAAGCTTATCCAAGATCAATTTTGTGCAGATGTATTTCCAGCGAACACGACAGAAGGAGCTAGCGGCCTAATGTTTAAAGACTTTTTTCAAAGAGATAAAAATACAAATCAAGCAAAAGGTATTATAATTATTGACCTGCCATGA